One part of the Lachnospiraceae bacterium JLR.KK002 genome encodes these proteins:
- the truA gene encoding tRNA pseudouridine(38-40) synthase TruA, with amino-acid sequence MKRIKLVVAYDGTAYCGWQIQPGVITIEEVLNRTLSELLGEDIQVTGASRTDSGVHSLGNVAVFDTGTRIPPDKICFALNQRLPEDIVVQSSCQVAEDFHPRRCYSEKTYEYKILNRRIPVPTLRRDTYFYYRNLDVRKMQQAADSLVGEHDFRSFCSAKTEMENTVRRILSCQVEKSPEDIITIRVTGTGFLYNMVRIIAGTLISVGVGELLPEAIPKILERKDRSGAGPTAPAHGLTMLGIVYKSDISEENEEENKKRY; translated from the coding sequence GTGAAACGAATCAAACTTGTGGTTGCCTACGATGGCACAGCTTACTGCGGCTGGCAGATACAGCCCGGTGTAATTACCATAGAAGAAGTGCTGAACCGCACCCTGTCAGAGCTCCTTGGAGAGGACATTCAGGTGACCGGAGCCAGCCGGACGGATTCCGGCGTGCACTCTCTGGGAAATGTGGCGGTATTTGACACCGGGACCAGAATTCCTCCGGATAAAATCTGTTTTGCCCTGAACCAGAGGCTGCCGGAGGACATTGTGGTACAAAGCTCCTGTCAGGTGGCAGAGGATTTCCATCCCCGCCGGTGCTACAGTGAAAAGACTTACGAATATAAAATATTAAACCGGAGAATCCCGGTGCCTACCCTGCGGCGGGATACTTATTTTTATTATCGTAATCTGGATGTGAGGAAAATGCAGCAGGCTGCGGATTCCCTGGTGGGCGAGCATGATTTCAGGAGCTTCTGTTCCGCAAAAACAGAGATGGAGAATACCGTGCGGCGGATTTTGTCCTGTCAGGTGGAAAAATCGCCGGAGGATATCATTACCATCCGGGTAACGGGAACAGGATTCCTCTATAATATGGTAAGAATTATTGCAGGTACGCTGATTTCCGTGGGAGTTGGAGAACTGCTGCCGGAAGCCATACCGAAAATACTGGAGCGGAAAGACCGGAGCGGGGCGGGGCCCACGGCTCCGGCTCATGGGCTTACCATGCTGGGTATTGTGTATAAAAGCGATATTTCAGAAGAAAATGAAGAAGAAAATAAAAAAAGATATTGA
- a CDS encoding VanW family protein, with translation MKRNWKKYLSVAGAALVLTLVAVITVPVDAETKETDTIPGRVYFGDIAVGGMTQEEAKAAVEEYVDELNSETVTLQAGKNTVQVPVSQMGISWGNPDIVTEAVSLGKSGNLITRYKAMKDLENEDKKYELAFQVDTQMVEKVLENNAELLNTEAENAGLTRENNSFTVIPGSQGVTVNVEESVKILEKYFSLEWKGESGSVEIAADVVDPKGTEEELGKVKDLLGGFSTSYASSGAGRSKNVENGASRINGSVIYPGDSFSVYEAVSPFDAENGYELAGSYENGTTVETYGGGICQVSTTLYNAVIRAELEVTERFNHSMIVSYVDPSADAAIAGTYKDLKFVNNTKAPIYIEGYTSGRSIYFNIFGEETRDPGREISFVSETLSTTEPGTQYQAAPGQPIGYMSQTQSSHTGYTAQLWKVVTVNGVEQSREIFNKSTYKASPRIVAVGTASASPDAVNAMNAAIGSQDEGAINAAAAQWNDAAVAAQQQAEADAAAAAAAQQQQQEQEKDKDKDKDKDKDKDKDKDKDKDKEKNDDDGGDDGDDDTGDDEE, from the coding sequence ATGAAAAGAAATTGGAAAAAGTATCTTTCCGTTGCCGGTGCTGCTCTGGTGCTGACACTGGTTGCAGTCATTACGGTTCCGGTGGATGCGGAGACAAAAGAGACGGATACTATTCCTGGCCGTGTGTATTTTGGTGATATCGCTGTGGGCGGCATGACCCAGGAAGAAGCCAAAGCGGCGGTGGAAGAGTATGTGGATGAACTGAACAGTGAAACCGTTACCCTTCAGGCCGGTAAGAATACCGTGCAGGTACCTGTTTCCCAGATGGGGATTTCCTGGGGGAATCCGGATATCGTAACGGAAGCGGTATCTCTGGGCAAAAGCGGTAATCTGATTACCCGTTATAAGGCCATGAAGGATCTGGAAAATGAAGATAAGAAGTATGAACTGGCCTTTCAGGTAGACACACAGATGGTGGAAAAGGTTCTGGAAAATAATGCGGAACTGCTGAATACGGAAGCAGAAAACGCAGGCCTTACCAGGGAAAACAATTCCTTTACGGTGATTCCGGGAAGCCAGGGCGTTACTGTGAATGTGGAGGAATCTGTGAAAATTCTGGAGAAATATTTTTCTCTGGAGTGGAAAGGGGAATCCGGAAGCGTTGAGATTGCAGCGGACGTGGTGGACCCGAAGGGAACCGAGGAGGAACTTGGCAAGGTAAAAGACCTGTTGGGCGGCTTCAGCACTTCTTATGCAAGTTCCGGTGCGGGACGTTCCAAAAATGTGGAAAACGGAGCTTCCAGGATTAACGGTTCCGTGATTTATCCGGGAGACAGCTTCTCCGTATATGAGGCGGTGAGCCCCTTTGATGCGGAAAACGGATATGAACTGGCAGGTTCCTATGAGAATGGAACCACAGTGGAAACATATGGCGGCGGTATCTGTCAGGTATCCACCACCCTGTACAATGCGGTAATCCGTGCAGAGCTGGAAGTGACCGAGCGGTTCAATCATTCCATGATTGTAAGTTATGTGGACCCTTCTGCTGACGCGGCTATTGCAGGAACATACAAGGATTTAAAATTTGTCAATAATACAAAAGCCCCCATTTATATTGAGGGTTATACCTCCGGAAGGTCCATTTATTTTAATATTTTCGGAGAGGAAACCAGAGATCCCGGCCGGGAAATCAGTTTTGTCAGCGAAACATTGTCCACTACAGAGCCGGGAACCCAGTATCAGGCGGCTCCGGGACAGCCCATCGGTTACATGAGCCAGACCCAGTCTTCCCATACCGGATATACGGCTCAGTTGTGGAAAGTTGTCACAGTAAACGGTGTGGAACAGAGCAGGGAGATTTTTAATAAGAGTACTTATAAGGCTTCTCCCAGAATTGTGGCAGTGGGAACAGCTTCCGCCAGTCCTGACGCGGTAAATGCCATGAACGCAGCCATTGGTTCTCAGGATGAAGGGGCTATCAATGCAGCAGCGGCTCAGTGGAATGATGCGGCAGTGGCAGCCCAGCAGCAGGCTGAGGCAGATGCAGCGGCGGCAGCGGCGGCTCAGCAGCAACAGCAGGAGCAGGAAAAAGACAAAGATAAAGATAAGGATAAAGACAAAGATAAGGATAAAGACAAGGATAAGGACAAAGATAAAGAAAAAAATGACGATGACGGCGGAGACGACGGAGATGATGATACCGGGGACGACGAAGAATAA
- a CDS encoding energy-coupling factor transporter transmembrane component T produces MIRDITIGQYYPSNSVLHSLDPRVKLMGTLVYVLSLFLFRGPAGLAAVTLGLIALIKLSHVPFRYMVKGLKAIAVILIMTAMFNLFLTPGEPLVSFWIFRITEEGLTSAGFMAVRLTFLILGSSVLTLTTTPNQLTDGLEKALRPLNKVRIPVHEIAMIMSIALRFIPILIEETDKIMKAQLARGADFERGNLIRRVKAMVPLLVPLFISAFRRANDLALAMEARCYRGGAGRTKMNPLKYTGRDGAAYLVMAGYFTGVLLLRILL; encoded by the coding sequence ATGATAAGAGATATTACCATCGGACAATATTATCCTTCCAATTCCGTTCTGCACAGCCTGGACCCCAGAGTAAAACTGATGGGAACGCTGGTATATGTGCTTTCCCTGTTCCTGTTTCGGGGGCCGGCGGGACTTGCGGCGGTTACCCTGGGTCTGATTGCTCTGATTAAGCTGTCCCATGTGCCCTTCCGGTACATGGTAAAAGGCCTGAAAGCCATTGCAGTGATTCTGATTATGACAGCAATGTTCAATCTGTTTCTGACGCCGGGGGAACCCCTTGTGTCCTTCTGGATATTCCGTATTACGGAGGAAGGGCTGACAAGCGCCGGATTTATGGCAGTCCGCCTGACTTTTCTGATTCTGGGCAGTTCCGTGCTGACACTGACCACCACGCCCAATCAGCTCACGGACGGACTGGAAAAGGCTCTGAGGCCTTTGAATAAAGTCCGGATTCCCGTACATGAAATTGCCATGATTATGTCTATCGCTCTGCGGTTTATTCCCATTTTAATTGAGGAAACAGATAAGATTATGAAAGCTCAGCTTGCCAGAGGGGCGGACTTTGAAAGGGGGAATCTGATTCGGAGAGTAAAGGCTATGGTGCCTCTTCTGGTACCTTTGTTTATTTCCGCTTTCCGGCGGGCCAATGATCTTGCACTGGCCATGGAAGCCCGCTGTTACCGGGGCGGAGCAGGACGGACGAAAATGAATCCGCTGAAATATACGGGCAGGGACGGCGCTGCTTATCTGGTGATGGCGGGATATTTCACAGGTGTCCTGCTGCTGAGGATATTGCTATAA
- a CDS encoding aminotransferase class I/II-fold pyridoxal phosphate-dependent enzyme: protein MRNPLSERIVGIPFSGIRKFFDIAAEMKDVISLGVGEPDFDTPWHIRDEGIYSLEKGQTSYTSNAGLKELKMEIAKYLERRFQVSYDYNTEMMVTVGGSEAIDIAMRAMLDPGDEVLVPQPSYVSYGPCAELANGVPVIINLKEEHDFRLTAQELEDAITPRTKLLVLPFPNNPTGAVMERKDLEAIAEVIKKHDIFVLSDEIYGELTYLEGRDHVTIASLPGMRERTVLINGFSKAYAMTGWRLGYACAPGIILEQMLKIHQYAIMCAPTTSQYAAVDAVRNGDEDVAAMREEYNGRRRYLMHRFREMGLKCFEPYGAFYAFPCIQEFGMTSEEFATRMLQEEKVVVVPGTAFGDCGEGFLRISYAYSLDSLKEALDRMESFIRKLRERNS, encoded by the coding sequence ATGAGAAATCCCTTATCAGAACGCATTGTGGGAATTCCCTTTTCCGGAATCCGGAAATTTTTCGATATTGCGGCGGAGATGAAAGACGTGATTTCTCTGGGGGTGGGAGAACCGGATTTTGACACGCCCTGGCATATTCGGGATGAAGGAATTTATTCCCTGGAAAAAGGGCAGACGTCTTATACTTCCAATGCGGGATTAAAAGAACTGAAGATGGAAATTGCAAAATATCTGGAGCGGAGGTTCCAGGTATCTTACGATTATAATACGGAAATGATGGTTACGGTGGGCGGCAGCGAGGCCATAGACATTGCCATGCGCGCCATGCTGGATCCCGGAGATGAGGTTCTGGTGCCTCAGCCCAGTTATGTTTCCTACGGGCCCTGCGCAGAACTGGCCAACGGAGTTCCGGTGATTATCAATTTAAAAGAGGAACATGATTTCCGGCTCACAGCCCAGGAACTGGAGGACGCCATTACGCCAAGAACAAAGCTGCTGGTGCTGCCTTTTCCAAACAATCCTACGGGAGCCGTCATGGAGAGGAAGGATTTGGAAGCCATTGCGGAAGTGATTAAAAAGCATGATATTTTCGTACTGAGCGATGAGATTTACGGAGAACTCACTTATCTGGAGGGACGGGATCATGTGACCATTGCCTCCCTGCCAGGTATGCGGGAACGCACCGTGCTGATTAACGGATTTTCCAAAGCCTATGCCATGACGGGCTGGCGTCTGGGGTATGCCTGCGCTCCCGGAATCATACTGGAACAGATGCTGAAAATCCACCAGTACGCCATTATGTGCGCCCCCACCACCAGCCAGTATGCGGCTGTGGACGCTGTGCGGAACGGAGACGAGGATGTGGCGGCCATGCGGGAAGAATACAATGGAAGGCGCCGGTATCTTATGCACAGGTTCCGGGAAATGGGACTGAAATGTTTTGAGCCTTACGGAGCCTTTTATGCCTTCCCCTGTATTCAGGAATTCGGCATGACCTCCGAAGAATTTGCCACCCGAATGCTGCAGGAAGAAAAGGTGGTGGTGGTGCCGGGAACTGCTTTTGGAGACTGCGGAGAAGGATTTTTGCGGATTTCCTACGCCTACTCTCTGGATAGCCTGAAGGAAGCGCTGGACCGGATGGAGTCCTTTATCCGGAAGCTGCGGGAAAGGAATTCCTGA
- a CDS encoding AIR synthase family protein, translating to MKAGKIPESVLKRSVLKQIHTKRKEVVLGAGVGEDCAAVKLEEDEVFVISTDPITGTTTDIGNLAIHITMNDLASAGAEPVGVMLTILLPEESEEGELKKIMGQMEVVCAQAGVQIMGGHTEVTRAVRQPLVNVCGVGKAKNGKLVSTSGARPGDDILVSKWIGLEGTSVIAKEKERELLTRYPAELVKTAQEFDRYLSVLPEAAAAMKSGVSAMHDVTEGGIFGALWELAESSGVGLEVDLKKIPVKQETIEICEFFNINPYELISSGCMLMASPDGNTLVRELEKRGIHGAVIGKAVSGNDRILLNEEEKRFLEPPKTDELYKVV from the coding sequence ATGAAGGCAGGAAAAATTCCGGAAAGCGTATTGAAACGTTCCGTACTGAAACAAATCCATACAAAGCGAAAAGAAGTTGTGCTGGGAGCCGGCGTAGGAGAAGACTGCGCCGCAGTGAAACTGGAAGAAGACGAGGTCTTTGTAATTTCCACAGATCCCATAACGGGGACTACCACAGATATCGGAAATCTGGCCATTCATATTACCATGAATGATCTGGCGTCAGCGGGGGCTGAGCCTGTGGGCGTAATGCTCACTATTCTTCTGCCGGAGGAATCGGAAGAAGGGGAGTTGAAAAAGATTATGGGCCAGATGGAAGTTGTCTGTGCTCAGGCCGGGGTGCAGATTATGGGCGGACATACGGAAGTCACCAGAGCTGTCAGACAGCCGCTGGTAAACGTCTGCGGCGTGGGAAAAGCAAAAAACGGAAAGCTGGTGTCTACATCAGGAGCCCGGCCGGGCGATGACATTCTGGTCAGCAAATGGATTGGCCTGGAGGGAACTTCTGTCATTGCAAAGGAAAAGGAGCGGGAGCTTCTGACCCGCTACCCGGCAGAACTGGTGAAAACAGCCCAGGAATTCGACAGGTATCTGTCGGTGCTGCCGGAGGCCGCCGCGGCCATGAAGTCCGGCGTCAGCGCCATGCATGACGTGACAGAGGGAGGGATTTTCGGCGCCCTCTGGGAACTGGCGGAAAGCTCCGGCGTCGGACTGGAAGTAGATTTGAAAAAAATACCTGTAAAGCAGGAAACCATAGAAATCTGTGAATTTTTCAATATAAATCCCTATGAGCTGATTTCCAGCGGATGTATGCTGATGGCGTCGCCGGACGGAAATACGCTGGTGAGAGAACTGGAAAAACGGGGAATCCACGGGGCGGTGATTGGTAAGGCGGTATCCGGCAACGACCGTATTCTGCTGAATGAAGAAGAAAAAAGATTTCTGGAGCCGCCCAAAACCGACGAGCTCTACAAAGTGGTATAG
- a CDS encoding tRNA (cytidine(34)-2'-O)-methyltransferase codes for MAGLNLVLYEPEIPANTGNIGRTCAATGTRLHLIEPLGFQLTEKALRRAGMDYWKELDVTRYINWQDFLVKNPGVRIYMATTKSRQIYTEVHYEPDCYIMFGKESAGIPEEILKEYQETCVRIPMLRDTRSLNLSNSAAIILYEALRQNQFAHLKLQGELHRLNWED; via the coding sequence ATGGCCGGGCTGAATCTTGTCCTTTATGAGCCTGAAATTCCGGCCAATACGGGAAACATCGGCCGTACCTGCGCGGCTACGGGAACCAGGCTCCACCTGATTGAACCGCTGGGATTTCAGCTTACGGAAAAGGCCCTCCGGCGGGCGGGCATGGATTACTGGAAAGAACTGGATGTGACCCGGTATATCAACTGGCAGGATTTTCTTGTAAAGAATCCGGGAGTCAGAATTTATATGGCCACCACAAAAAGCCGTCAGATTTATACGGAGGTTCATTATGAGCCGGACTGCTACATTATGTTCGGGAAAGAGAGCGCCGGAATTCCGGAAGAGATTCTGAAGGAATATCAGGAGACCTGCGTGCGGATTCCCATGCTGAGAGATACCCGTTCCCTGAATCTATCCAATTCCGCGGCAATTATCCTGTATGAAGCATTGCGGCAGAATCAGTTTGCTCATCTGAAACTGCAGGGAGAACTTCACCGGCTGAACTGGGAGGACTGA
- a CDS encoding Lrp/AsnC family transcriptional regulator, with translation MREKILTFIEKNSRVDLKELAIMLGVDETVVANEMAAMEEERIICGYHTLIDWEKTSIEKVNALIEVRVTPQRGRGFDSIAERVYNYPEVNAVYLISGGYDLLVTLEGKTLREVAQFVSDKLSPLDSVLSTKTNFILKKYKDHGTVIAKPREDERMLVS, from the coding sequence ATGAGAGAGAAAATTTTAACCTTTATAGAAAAAAACAGCAGAGTAGATTTGAAAGAGCTGGCCATTATGCTGGGGGTGGATGAAACAGTTGTGGCAAATGAAATGGCGGCCATGGAGGAGGAGCGGATTATCTGCGGATACCACACCCTGATTGACTGGGAGAAAACCAGTATTGAGAAAGTAAACGCCCTGATAGAGGTGCGGGTAACGCCCCAGAGAGGGAGAGGATTCGACAGCATTGCCGAGCGGGTGTATAACTATCCGGAAGTGAATGCGGTATACCTGATTTCCGGCGGCTATGATTTGCTGGTAACGCTGGAAGGGAAAACATTGCGGGAGGTGGCTCAGTTTGTGTCCGACAAACTTTCTCCGCTGGATTCTGTGCTGAGTACCAAGACGAATTTTATTTTGAAGAAATACAAAGACCATGGTACCGTGATTGCAAAACCCAGGGAAGATGAAAGGATGTTGGTGAGCTAA
- a CDS encoding HAMP domain-containing methyl-accepting chemotaxis protein — translation MLKKMDKMKIKERLQYGYSMVIGLMVIITVCAIVGLFLVQGKMNSYINRDQAADTAVKNCRIETNTSARYIREMALSDDPELFKEYKGNVQEGMAAIEEALKDLKASDAIHSQLNQEYEDAIHSWMEMGDRIIGELESGNKEEGIRLIVSECTPMLREAVEIAKEIDAATNLQKEASISTVKGTIVLVIVIMVLILGLAVFTAMKVGNRIVDTIVVPLKEIEGAAIDLSRGNLHTEITYRNDDEIGKLAHALRSSIGRLWDYVEDIDRAMKEFSQGNFDVQANVEYRGDFMGIEDSFMHFEKNMADMVKNVQSVANQVTKASERISVNSTDLAEGASEQAGVTQELSATIENVSGQIDRNAKEAIDISREVQRVGQDLEYSNGKMQEMVESMNRIGESSSEISKIIATINEIASQTNLLALNASIEAARAGEAGKGFAVVADQVSLLAAQSAEAATESTTLIEESVRAVKSGMDTANETAEQLQHVVQGARTIIRKVNLIAEASKEQASAVEQINHGVDQINNVVQTNSETSEECAVSSQEMTAQAESLRDLIRKFKVGKF, via the coding sequence ATGCTGAAAAAAATGGATAAGATGAAGATAAAGGAAAGGCTGCAGTATGGATACAGTATGGTAATCGGTCTGATGGTCATTATCACAGTCTGCGCCATTGTGGGGCTTTTCCTTGTGCAGGGAAAAATGAATTCTTATATTAATAGAGACCAGGCCGCCGATACTGCTGTGAAAAACTGCAGAATTGAGACAAATACTTCTGCAAGATATATTCGGGAAATGGCATTAAGCGATGATCCGGAATTGTTTAAGGAATACAAAGGAAATGTGCAGGAAGGAATGGCAGCGATTGAAGAGGCGCTGAAGGACCTGAAAGCATCAGACGCTATTCACAGCCAGTTAAATCAGGAGTATGAGGACGCCATTCACAGCTGGATGGAAATGGGCGACCGTATTATAGGAGAGCTGGAGTCGGGAAACAAAGAAGAAGGAATCAGACTGATTGTATCAGAATGTACCCCCATGCTCCGGGAGGCGGTGGAAATTGCGAAAGAGATTGATGCCGCCACCAATCTGCAGAAAGAAGCATCCATAAGCACAGTCAAAGGAACAATTGTGTTGGTTATTGTGATTATGGTGCTGATTCTGGGCCTTGCTGTTTTTACAGCCATGAAAGTGGGAAATCGGATTGTGGATACCATTGTGGTGCCTCTGAAAGAAATTGAAGGAGCAGCCATTGATCTGTCCAGAGGAAATCTTCACACGGAAATTACATACAGAAATGATGATGAAATCGGTAAACTGGCCCATGCTCTGAGAAGTTCAATCGGAAGGCTCTGGGATTATGTGGAGGATATTGACCGGGCCATGAAAGAATTTTCCCAGGGAAATTTTGACGTACAGGCCAATGTGGAGTATCGTGGGGATTTTATGGGAATTGAAGATTCCTTTATGCATTTTGAGAAAAATATGGCGGATATGGTGAAAAACGTCCAGTCCGTGGCAAATCAGGTGACAAAGGCTTCCGAGAGAATTTCCGTAAATTCCACAGACCTGGCAGAAGGCGCCTCCGAGCAGGCGGGCGTTACCCAGGAACTTTCGGCTACGATTGAAAATGTTTCCGGCCAGATTGACCGAAATGCAAAGGAAGCTATTGATATCAGCAGGGAAGTCCAGCGGGTGGGACAGGATCTGGAATACAGCAATGGAAAGATGCAGGAAATGGTGGAATCCATGAACCGGATTGGAGAGTCTTCCAGTGAAATCAGTAAAATTATTGCCACAATCAATGAGATTGCAAGCCAGACCAATCTGCTGGCTTTGAATGCTTCCATTGAAGCGGCGCGGGCAGGAGAAGCGGGAAAAGGATTTGCGGTGGTTGCAGATCAGGTATCTCTTCTTGCAGCTCAGAGTGCGGAGGCGGCTACCGAATCTACGACATTGATTGAAGAATCTGTGCGGGCGGTAAAGAGCGGAATGGATACTGCCAATGAGACGGCGGAACAGCTTCAGCATGTGGTACAGGGAGCAAGAACCATTATCCGAAAAGTAAATCTGATTGCGGAGGCGTCGAAGGAACAGGCCAGCGCAGTGGAACAGATTAACCATGGCGTGGACCAGATTAACAACGTAGTACAGACCAATTCGGAGACTTCCGAAGAATGTGCCGTATCCAGTCAGGAGATGACCGCTCAGGCAGAATCTCTGCGGGATCTGATTCGGAAGTTTAAGGTAGGGAAATTTTAG
- a CDS encoding energy-coupling factor transporter ATPase — MSIILDKVNYVYGEKTAYETQALKDINLKIQDGEFIGLIGHTGSGKSTLIQHLNGLLRASSGGIYYNGRDIYEEDYDRKELRGKAGLVFQYPEHQLFESTVFADVCFGPKNMGLTSREAELRAFTALRSAGVPEEYWYRSPFELSGGQKRRAAIAGVLAMKPEVLILDEPTAGLDPRGRDEILNQVAAMHRDLKMTVILVSHSMEDVANYVNRMIVMNRGSILFDGTPQEVFRHYRELEAVGLGAPQVTYLMHELQERGFPVNVDAITIQEAKDSILQVLAGRQQGTAGKIAEKMIRGTQ; from the coding sequence ATGTCAATTATATTAGATAAAGTCAATTATGTATACGGTGAGAAAACCGCATATGAAACGCAGGCCTTAAAAGATATTAATCTGAAAATCCAGGACGGGGAATTTATCGGATTAATCGGCCATACCGGCTCCGGGAAATCCACGCTGATTCAGCATCTGAACGGGTTGCTGCGGGCTTCTTCCGGCGGGATTTACTACAATGGCCGGGACATTTACGAGGAAGATTATGACAGAAAGGAACTGCGGGGCAAGGCAGGTCTTGTTTTCCAGTATCCGGAGCATCAGCTTTTTGAGAGTACGGTGTTTGCGGACGTGTGTTTCGGCCCGAAAAATATGGGTCTGACTTCCAGAGAAGCTGAACTTCGGGCCTTCACTGCATTGCGCAGTGCGGGGGTGCCGGAGGAATACTGGTACCGTTCTCCCTTTGAACTTTCGGGAGGCCAGAAACGCCGGGCAGCCATTGCCGGAGTCCTTGCCATGAAACCGGAGGTGCTGATTCTGGACGAACCCACAGCGGGACTGGATCCCAGGGGCCGGGATGAGATTCTGAATCAGGTGGCAGCCATGCACCGGGATTTGAAAATGACCGTGATTCTGGTGTCCCACAGCATGGAAGATGTGGCGAATTATGTAAACCGCATGATTGTGATGAATCGGGGAAGTATTCTGTTTGACGGTACCCCTCAGGAAGTGTTCCGCCATTACCGGGAACTGGAGGCGGTGGGCCTTGGAGCTCCTCAGGTCACATATCTTATGCATGAACTGCAGGAACGGGGGTTTCCGGTCAATGTGGACGCCATTACCATTCAGGAAGCGAAGGATTCCATTTTGCAGGTTCTGGCCGGGCGGCAGCAGGGAACAGCAGGGAAGATAGCGGAGAAGATGATAAGGGGGACACAATAA
- a CDS encoding energy-coupling factor transporter ATPase, whose translation MNFIEARKLVYEYIRRDEDDNVEGILTALDGVNLDIKQGEFVAVLGHNGSGKSTLAKHLNVLLQAGEGTLRIDGKDARDQQYLWEIRKIAGMVFQNPDNQMVASVVEEDVAFGPENLGVPSGEIHSRVENSLKSTGMLSWRKHSPNKLSGGQKQRVAIAGVMAMEPKCIVLDEPTAMLDPNGRKEVLDAVERLNREKGMTVILITHYMEEVIRAHKVYVMDHGKVVMQGSPREIFSKVDTLKSYGLDVPQITLLAHELRKAGVMIPEGILTGQELVEALCQLY comes from the coding sequence ATGAATTTTATAGAAGCCAGAAAATTAGTATATGAATATATCAGGCGTGACGAGGACGACAATGTGGAGGGGATTCTCACAGCCCTGGACGGTGTGAATCTGGACATAAAACAGGGAGAATTTGTGGCTGTTCTGGGCCATAACGGCTCCGGCAAGTCCACTTTGGCCAAACATCTGAACGTGTTGCTGCAGGCCGGAGAGGGAACCCTCCGGATTGACGGAAAGGACGCACGGGATCAGCAGTATCTGTGGGAAATCCGCAAGATTGCCGGGATGGTATTTCAGAATCCTGATAATCAGATGGTGGCCAGTGTGGTGGAGGAAGACGTGGCTTTCGGGCCGGAGAATCTGGGGGTTCCTTCCGGAGAAATTCACAGCCGGGTGGAAAACAGCCTGAAGTCCACCGGAATGCTTTCCTGGCGGAAACATTCTCCCAACAAACTTTCCGGCGGCCAGAAACAGAGGGTGGCCATTGCGGGAGTCATGGCCATGGAGCCCAAATGTATTGTGCTGGATGAGCCCACCGCCATGCTGGATCCAAATGGGAGAAAAGAAGTGCTGGATGCGGTGGAAAGGCTGAACCGGGAAAAGGGCATGACGGTAATTCTGATTACCCATTACATGGAAGAAGTAATCCGTGCCCACAAAGTATATGTGATGGATCATGGAAAAGTGGTTATGCAGGGCTCGCCCCGTGAAATTTTTTCCAAGGTGGATACTTTGAAATCATATGGCCTGGATGTGCCCCAGATTACCCTGCTGGCACATGAGCTGCGAAAAGCGGGGGTGATGATACCTGAAGGGATTCTCACAGGACAGGAGCTGGTGGAAGCATTATGTCAATTATATTAG